Proteins encoded within one genomic window of Candidatus Dormiibacterota bacterium:
- a CDS encoding asparaginase, translated as MPSPAAPLVRVERGGVEEGIHLGHVAVVDADGRIHASLGDPQHVTYFRSCAKPFQGIGSLGSGIAARYELGTEHVAIMAASHNGEPRHVEIVRDLLRRAGIDESALQCGAHWPYYEPAATAARHEMDEPLAVFNNCSGKHAGMLAAARALDAPLQTYLDPAHPVQQRIREVIEAFTRCPAANIHYGIDGCSAPNAAVPLAAMARSFANLVASTDEIPTTVVAAMVQQPFLIGGTDRFDTRLMEVTGGRLLAKGGAAGAHCTADRRSTRGVAVKLDSGDGTWTAVAVVAALERLGWLDEGEREALRNFARPTLRNHKRLAVGTVRPVFRELVTAV; from the coding sequence ATGCCTAGCCCGGCCGCGCCACTGGTCCGCGTAGAGCGTGGCGGAGTCGAGGAAGGCATCCATCTCGGCCACGTGGCGGTCGTCGATGCCGACGGCCGGATCCATGCCAGCCTCGGCGACCCGCAGCACGTCACGTACTTTCGATCGTGCGCCAAGCCCTTCCAGGGCATCGGTAGCCTCGGGTCCGGGATCGCGGCGCGCTATGAGCTCGGCACCGAGCACGTCGCCATCATGGCCGCCTCGCACAATGGTGAGCCCCGTCATGTCGAGATCGTCCGCGACCTGCTGCGACGCGCGGGGATCGACGAATCGGCCCTGCAATGCGGCGCGCACTGGCCGTACTACGAACCGGCCGCGACCGCGGCGCGGCACGAGATGGACGAGCCGCTGGCGGTTTTCAACAACTGCTCCGGCAAGCACGCGGGGATGCTGGCGGCCGCGCGCGCGCTCGACGCGCCGCTGCAAACCTACCTCGACCCCGCGCATCCCGTCCAGCAGCGCATCCGCGAGGTGATCGAGGCGTTCACCAGATGCCCGGCGGCGAACATCCACTACGGCATCGACGGCTGCAGCGCACCCAACGCCGCCGTGCCGCTCGCCGCCATGGCGCGAAGCTTCGCCAACCTGGTTGCCTCCACCGATGAAATCCCGACGACGGTTGTCGCGGCGATGGTGCAACAACCGTTTCTCATCGGGGGCACCGACCGGTTCGACACCCGGCTGATGGAGGTCACCGGTGGGCGGCTGCTGGCCAAGGGCGGCGCCGCCGGCGCGCACTGCACCGCCGACCGGCGTTCGACGCGGGGCGTGGCGGTGAAGCTCGACAGCGGTGATGGCACCTGGACCGCGGTGGCGGTGGTGGCGGCGCTCGAGCGCCTGGGTTGGCTCGACGAGGGCGAACGCGAGGCGCTGCGCAACTTTGCCCGGCCGACGCTGCGCAACCACAAGCGGCTGGCGGTGGGAACCGTGCGCCCGGTTTTCCGGGAACTTGTGACGGCCGTGTAA